The following proteins come from a genomic window of Clostridia bacterium:
- the argS gene encoding arginine--tRNA ligase, producing MSVTKYLNELLKDTFEKIGYEVEGKLVSLSDRPDLSQFQCNTAFTIAKENRKNPREIAGKIVDALREKPIFKDLSVAGPGFINITLNDEFITNYIRELSKDSKIRIQTDEHKNILIDYGGANIAKPLHVGHLRSAIIGEGLKRLSRVLGHNAIGDVHLGDWGRQMGLVISEIKHRNPELVYFDEGFQGDYPSESPVTINDLEEIYPTASIKAKNDPVRLEEAREATAILQNKHMKGHRGYYALWLHLVRVSIEDLKESYGKFDVTFELWKGESDTNEIIPEVINIFEEKGLVEESEGALIVKVEDLESGVALPPLILRTQNDSVGYHATEVATIYQRVKDFNLDEIWYVVDNRQELHFKQVFSAVSKAGITPPSLKLRFIGFGTMNGKDGRPFKTRDGGLMKLSDLSEIVEKEIFDIMKMNNKNEYIEDSRKVAKILANATIKYADALSYRTTDYIFDIEKFIATQGKTGSYILYSTVRINSLLRKAMESGIGLGELKIPTNEFERSLMLSIIKLQDILDTSFDNKSLTEIADYLYELNSAYNNFYSNCKILGNSDIEKQESWLTLSEIVGNINKILLGIMAIDIPEAM from the coding sequence ATGTCAGTAACTAAATATTTAAATGAACTTTTAAAAGATACTTTTGAAAAGATAGGGTATGAAGTTGAGGGTAAATTAGTTAGCTTATCTGATAGGCCGGATTTATCTCAATTTCAATGTAATACAGCTTTTACTATTGCAAAAGAAAATAGAAAGAATCCAAGGGAAATAGCGGGTAAAATTGTAGACGCTTTACGTGAGAAACCTATTTTTAAAGACTTATCAGTAGCAGGACCTGGATTTATAAATATTACATTAAATGATGAATTTATTACAAACTACATTCGGGAATTGTCAAAAGATTCTAAAATAAGAATTCAAACTGATGAACATAAAAACATACTTATCGATTACGGTGGAGCAAATATTGCAAAGCCATTGCATGTAGGTCATTTGAGATCAGCAATAATTGGTGAGGGCTTGAAAAGGCTATCAAGAGTATTAGGTCATAATGCTATTGGAGATGTTCATTTAGGTGATTGGGGAAGACAAATGGGATTAGTAATATCCGAAATTAAACACAGAAATCCTGAATTAGTATACTTTGATGAAGGATTTCAAGGGGATTATCCTAGCGAAAGTCCAGTCACAATTAACGATTTGGAAGAAATCTATCCTACAGCAAGTATAAAAGCTAAAAATGATCCAGTTAGATTAGAAGAAGCTAGGGAAGCAACAGCAATATTGCAAAATAAGCATATGAAAGGCCATAGAGGGTATTATGCTTTATGGCTGCATTTAGTTAGAGTTTCCATAGAAGACTTGAAAGAATCTTATGGTAAGTTTGATGTAACATTTGAGCTTTGGAAAGGTGAAAGTGATACAAATGAAATTATACCGGAAGTAATTAATATTTTTGAAGAAAAAGGTTTGGTGGAAGAGAGTGAAGGTGCATTAATAGTTAAGGTAGAAGACTTAGAATCAGGAGTAGCTTTGCCGCCACTTATTTTGCGTACACAAAATGATTCAGTCGGATATCATGCAACAGAAGTAGCCACAATCTATCAGAGAGTGAAGGATTTTAATTTAGACGAAATATGGTATGTGGTAGATAATAGGCAGGAATTGCACTTTAAACAAGTATTTTCAGCAGTAAGCAAGGCTGGCATTACTCCGCCTTCTTTAAAACTAAGATTTATTGGATTTGGGACAATGAATGGGAAAGATGGTAGACCATTTAAAACTCGAGATGGTGGATTAATGAAGTTATCGGACTTATCAGAAATTGTGGAGAAAGAAATTTTTGATATCATGAAAATGAATAATAAGAATGAATACATAGAGGATAGTCGGAAAGTAGCAAAAATTTTGGCAAATGCTACTATAAAATATGCTGATGCGCTTTCATACAGAACTACTGATTACATTTTTGATATTGAAAAATTTATAGCAACTCAAGGAAAAACAGGATCATATATATTGTATTCTACAGTAAGAATAAACTCATTATTGAGAAAAGCAATGGAAAGTGGAATAGGTTTAGGAGAACTTAAAATACCAACAAATGAATTTGAAAGATCTTTGATGTTAAGTATTATTAAATTGCAAGACATTTTAGACACTTCATTTGATAATAAGTCACTAACTGAAATAGCAGATTATTTATATGAATTGAATTCTGCATACAATAACTTTTATAGTAATTGTAAAATTTTAGGCAATAGTGACATAGAAAAACAGGAATCTTGGTTAACCTTATCAGAAATAGTTGGGAATATAAATAAAATATTATTAGGTATCATGGCGATTGATATACCAGAGGCTATGTAA
- a CDS encoding carbamoyltransferase, which produces MSNTLKDGYYLSVYSDIDPLLNVMQFSLRHDHNISLFKKNGNNIALVHHWELERITGFKHHNKSFFSTDDAINFINDLLRKYSISVDDLQGIIGTPLLDTCNDYHSLEKHSHISYHAISHLFTSMLIDSNEFYNNNIISLAFDGGPDSVVDKDASNKFHFCGAVSVKGNMELFPILSPGPYWAIASDYFGMPEGTLMALAYATEVCSRDTFNDLPDYLGSKDKNKCTQALMQIIEQIFSYTHEDNGLRFDNYDERFSEKENKISMVMKILQEMSINKIHKLVNEILKKYELDPKDTIITLSGGYALNCPTNTNIMHHYNFKKQLCCPCVNDGGLAIGMGLYYFYHKMDRINYTFETAFYADEDCYSLENILNQYNDFIKSTYDGIDFVAEDIYNSPIVWFYGRAEVGPRALGHRSILANPCDMHFKDLVNHYKQREWWRPVAPIILEEKLNDWFLDAFLSPYMLNNFVVKSDKKEFIPAVLHMDDTARVQTVNSTNDDIMYNVISSFYKKTGVPIICNTSLNDKGEPIINRIEEALNFALRKNIKIIYINGTRVVLKNHENYSQKTPLNRNDSVFIKHLIDKTAILNTLNPFNLSLLELYIYKHNSTLHVYDITSSEDAENLKRIINKIKKFNSDINRLESIGFLP; this is translated from the coding sequence ATGTCAAATACGCTAAAAGATGGATATTACTTATCGGTTTATTCAGATATTGACCCACTTCTCAATGTTATGCAATTTTCATTACGTCATGATCATAACATATCATTATTTAAGAAGAATGGAAATAATATTGCATTAGTTCATCACTGGGAGTTAGAGAGAATTACAGGATTTAAACATCATAACAAATCTTTTTTTAGTACTGATGATGCAATAAACTTTATTAATGATTTACTAAGAAAGTATTCAATATCAGTAGATGACCTACAGGGAATCATTGGTACCCCTCTCTTGGATACATGCAATGATTATCATAGTTTGGAGAAACATTCACATATCTCTTATCATGCTATATCGCATTTGTTTACATCGATGCTTATTGATTCAAATGAGTTTTACAATAACAATATTATATCATTAGCATTTGATGGTGGGCCGGATAGTGTTGTAGACAAAGATGCCTCTAATAAATTTCACTTTTGTGGTGCAGTTTCTGTAAAAGGTAATATGGAATTATTTCCAATATTATCACCTGGACCATATTGGGCGATAGCAAGTGATTATTTTGGCATGCCCGAGGGGACTTTAATGGCTCTGGCATATGCTACAGAGGTTTGCTCTAGAGACACATTTAATGATTTGCCTGACTATCTTGGTAGCAAGGATAAGAATAAGTGTACTCAGGCATTAATGCAGATTATTGAACAAATCTTCTCATACACACATGAAGATAACGGATTAAGATTTGATAATTATGACGAACGCTTCTCGGAAAAAGAAAATAAAATAAGCATGGTTATGAAAATTCTCCAAGAAATGTCCATAAATAAAATCCATAAATTAGTTAATGAAATATTAAAAAAATATGAACTTGACCCAAAGGATACTATTATTACATTGTCAGGCGGTTATGCTTTGAACTGCCCGACCAATACTAATATAATGCATCATTATAATTTTAAAAAGCAATTATGTTGTCCATGTGTTAATGATGGTGGTCTTGCAATTGGAATGGGATTGTATTATTTTTATCATAAAATGGATCGAATAAATTATACTTTTGAAACAGCTTTTTATGCAGATGAAGATTGTTATTCACTAGAAAACATATTAAATCAGTATAATGATTTTATTAAGAGCACATACGATGGAATAGATTTTGTAGCAGAAGACATTTATAATTCGCCTATTGTCTGGTTTTATGGTAGAGCTGAAGTTGGACCGCGTGCATTAGGACATAGGAGCATACTGGCAAATCCTTGCGATATGCATTTTAAAGATTTGGTAAATCACTACAAACAGAGGGAATGGTGGAGACCGGTTGCGCCGATAATATTAGAAGAAAAATTAAACGATTGGTTTTTGGATGCTTTTCTGTCGCCATATATGTTGAATAATTTTGTAGTGAAAAGTGATAAGAAGGAATTCATACCCGCAGTTTTACACATGGATGATACTGCAAGGGTACAGACTGTTAATTCAACAAATGATGATATAATGTATAACGTTATTTCAAGCTTTTATAAAAAAACTGGGGTTCCAATTATTTGCAACACTTCACTTAATGATAAAGGTGAACCAATTATAAATAGAATTGAAGAAGCCCTGAATTTTGCATTAAGAAAAAATATTAAAATAATTTACATTAATGGAACAAGAGTAGTACTGAAAAATCACGAAAATTACTCTCAAAAGACCCCTTTAAATAGAAATGATAGCGTATTTATAAAGCATCTGATTGACAAAACTGCTATATTAAATACCCTAAACCCTTTTAATTTATCGTTATTAGAATTATATATCTATAAGCACAATTCAACTTTACATGTTTATGATATTACTTCTTCTGAAGATGCTGAAAATTTGAAGAGAATTATTAATAAAATAAAGAAATTTAATTCTGATATTAATAGACTTGAATCTATAGGATTTCTGCCATAA
- a CDS encoding radical SAM protein, with product MAHCEKKCLTILLTEKCNLRCKYCYCDDGKMNSKSIDFEFIKCAVDDFVKEGNPLFVRYFGNGEPTIEFKKIKETTEYCKSIDPNATFELQTNGVFNDDILKWIGENINIVWVSYDGTTEINDFYRRSKDDKAVSHIVEKNIRYLNDKVDTLGVRATIGRANLYRQREIIDKMQELGVRYLYSDLIFASVENQQYYEEEIEPMEYAKEFLEARSYSKEKNIYYGSFFTINFDKKINIFCRACIPMPHLTTDGYVSCCDMGYSGGKSKSLIYGKYSSQSKMIEYDQKKIDYIRNRRVDNLDECKNCKIKYYCAGGCIGEAMNENGSIYRIKRKNCEAIKYLAKNILHENEVIPVLHP from the coding sequence ATGGCACACTGTGAAAAAAAATGTTTGACTATATTATTAACCGAAAAATGTAATTTGAGGTGCAAATACTGCTATTGTGATGATGGAAAAATGAATTCCAAAAGCATAGATTTTGAATTTATTAAGTGTGCAGTCGATGATTTTGTAAAAGAAGGTAACCCGTTGTTTGTTAGATATTTTGGAAATGGTGAACCTACAATAGAATTTAAAAAAATTAAGGAAACCACTGAGTATTGCAAAAGTATAGATCCGAATGCAACTTTTGAACTACAAACAAATGGTGTATTTAATGATGATATACTAAAGTGGATAGGCGAAAACATTAATATAGTATGGGTTTCATATGACGGTACCACTGAAATTAATGACTTTTATAGAAGAAGCAAAGATGACAAAGCAGTAAGCCACATTGTAGAAAAAAATATTAGGTATTTGAATGATAAAGTTGACACGTTGGGCGTAAGAGCAACGATAGGAAGAGCTAATCTTTACAGGCAGAGAGAAATTATAGATAAAATGCAGGAATTAGGTGTAAGGTATTTGTATAGTGACTTGATATTCGCCAGCGTAGAAAATCAACAATATTATGAAGAAGAAATTGAACCAATGGAATACGCAAAAGAATTTTTGGAAGCAAGATCTTACTCAAAAGAAAAAAATATATATTATGGTTCATTTTTCACAATAAATTTTGATAAAAAGATTAATATTTTTTGCAGGGCTTGTATTCCAATGCCACATTTAACTACAGATGGCTATGTAAGTTGTTGTGATATGGGTTACTCAGGTGGGAAATCTAAATCCTTAATATATGGTAAATATAGTTCTCAGTCTAAAATGATAGAATATGATCAGAAAAAAATTGATTATATAAGAAATAGAAGAGTTGATAACCTGGATGAATGTAAGAACTGCAAAATAAAATATTATTGCGCTGGTGGATGTATAGGCGAAGCAATGAATGAAAATGGAAGTATATATAGAATAAAAAGAAAAAATTGTGAAGCTATTAAGTATCTGGCAAAAAACATCTTGCATGAAAATGAGGTAATCCCTGTTTTACATCCTTAG
- a CDS encoding PHP domain-containing protein, translating to MLKINGDLHIHTNYSDGSLSPGEILDMAKERQLSVISITDHNTISGVEEAVQLGKVIGIEVIPGIELSIEYKTEMHLLGYCFDIYNKDLSQYINSKKEWEFSELIKFIRKVRKKINNISIDDFLSINTINVRTIADVMIEKGYAKDRYEIFKNFFENVDQLSINKIGLSPREGIKLINDAGGLSVLAHPTRLGCSYQELYDILIELKEFGLSGLECYHKCHSLVDVREFIRIANELNLIITGGSDFHSIEDSNANNQDLDVSNFEFYFFGQSYNTQPSNTFLRYII from the coding sequence ATGTTAAAAATAAACGGGGACCTCCATATACATACAAATTATTCCGATGGTAGCTTATCACCAGGTGAAATCCTTGACATGGCTAAGGAAAGACAACTATCAGTAATATCCATTACTGATCATAATACAATCAGTGGTGTTGAAGAAGCTGTGCAGTTAGGGAAAGTCATTGGTATTGAAGTTATCCCCGGGATCGAGCTTTCTATAGAATATAAAACCGAAATGCATTTGTTAGGTTACTGTTTTGATATATATAACAAGGATTTAAGTCAATACATTAATTCTAAAAAAGAATGGGAGTTTTCTGAATTAATTAAATTCATTAGAAAAGTTCGCAAAAAGATAAATAATATTTCAATTGATGATTTTTTGTCGATAAACACAATTAATGTAAGGACTATAGCAGATGTTATGATTGAAAAAGGATATGCAAAAGACAGATATGAAATATTTAAGAATTTCTTTGAAAATGTAGATCAGTTAAGTATTAATAAAATTGGATTAAGTCCCCGGGAAGGAATCAAATTAATTAATGATGCTGGAGGGTTATCTGTTTTGGCTCATCCGACTAGATTAGGCTGCAGCTATCAGGAATTATATGATATCTTAATCGAGTTAAAGGAATTTGGTCTATCCGGACTGGAATGTTATCACAAGTGCCATAGTTTGGTTGATGTAAGAGAATTTATAAGAATAGCCAATGAATTGAACTTGATAATTACCGGTGGTAGCGATTTTCACAGTATAGAAGATAGTAATGCTAATAATCAGGATTTAGATGTTTCGAATTTTGAATTTTATTTTTTTGGACAGTCATACAATACTCAACCTAGTAATACTTTTTTGCGTTACATTATATAA
- a CDS encoding ABC transporter ATP-binding protein/permease, with product MNNKKNFSRIRHMIYLVFKSSPLYCIIYVLLTIASGIVPILQIGVTSDFINLSIGSVNKGFIINQIYTQIFLLMFLLGFMWLTGSINKILRIKMGLSIQKNTSSKILEKCAKLEYQYIESSKSWDLISRVKNNPEEKILNGFINVLSIIETIIRLTGIVFYIISEVWWAALLILLFCVPLFYISIKSGKASYEAHREVSKIERKCNYLSDILIGRDSVDERTIFKYSDSINDSYTELYNKFYKIRVGISFKWLIKSKIGGVFSALSGLIVILVLLKPVVSGQISVGMFISLVNTIFALSNQLSWQLSTQIDTLISSREFIRDFDEFLNLNEVPGVLNKPSTNQEIKHVEFQDVSFKYPNTDNFVLKNISFRLEQHKHYSFVGSNGAGKTTITKLLTGLYNNYTGNIFINGKNLKEYTESEIKGMFSIVYQDFARYSISIRENCLIGNINEINTTTSNETVLESLGIVGLDDAINSMPNGIDTLLGKIHRDGVDLSGGQWQRLALARAIVNKAAVRILDEPTASLDPVKETEIYELFDKINKNVLTIFISHRLGATRIADHIFVLENGRIIEQGTYKELMDHGGIYFNMFEQQRSWYL from the coding sequence GTGAATAATAAAAAAAATTTTAGTAGAATAAGACATATGATATACCTGGTATTTAAGAGTTCCCCATTATATTGCATTATATATGTGCTTTTAACTATTGCGTCTGGAATTGTTCCAATTCTTCAAATTGGCGTAACATCTGATTTTATCAATCTTTCGATTGGATCAGTAAATAAGGGGTTCATTATTAATCAAATTTATACTCAGATCTTTTTACTTATGTTTTTGCTTGGGTTTATGTGGCTTACTGGAAGCATAAACAAAATATTAAGAATTAAAATGGGCTTATCAATACAGAAAAATACTAGTAGTAAAATTCTTGAGAAATGTGCCAAATTAGAGTATCAATACATCGAAAGCTCTAAATCCTGGGACTTGATCTCACGTGTTAAAAATAACCCTGAGGAGAAGATATTAAACGGCTTTATAAATGTGTTGTCAATAATTGAAACAATAATAAGGCTTACTGGTATAGTATTCTATATTATATCAGAGGTTTGGTGGGCGGCACTTTTGATTTTGCTATTTTGTGTTCCGTTATTTTATATCTCAATTAAAAGTGGAAAGGCAAGCTATGAAGCCCACCGTGAAGTATCAAAAATTGAAAGAAAATGTAATTACTTAAGCGATATATTAATTGGAAGAGACAGTGTAGACGAACGGACTATATTTAAATACAGTGACAGCATTAATGACAGCTATACTGAGTTATATAACAAGTTTTATAAAATAAGGGTTGGAATCTCATTTAAATGGCTAATTAAATCAAAAATTGGAGGAGTATTTTCTGCTTTATCTGGTCTTATCGTAATTCTAGTCTTATTAAAGCCGGTTGTATCTGGCCAAATAAGTGTGGGCATGTTTATTTCCCTTGTAAATACAATATTTGCACTGTCAAATCAGCTTTCATGGCAGCTAAGTACTCAAATAGATACACTTATATCAAGCAGAGAATTTATCAGAGATTTTGATGAGTTTTTGAATCTTAATGAAGTACCAGGTGTTTTAAATAAACCGTCAACAAATCAGGAAATTAAGCATGTTGAATTTCAGGATGTAAGCTTTAAATACCCTAATACAGATAATTTTGTATTAAAAAATATATCTTTTAGGCTGGAGCAGCACAAGCACTATTCTTTTGTAGGTAGTAATGGTGCAGGAAAAACTACTATTACAAAGCTACTAACAGGCTTATATAATAATTATACTGGTAATATATTTATTAATGGAAAAAACTTAAAAGAGTACACTGAAAGTGAAATTAAAGGAATGTTTTCAATAGTATATCAAGATTTTGCAAGATATTCCATATCGATCAGAGAAAATTGCTTAATAGGAAATATTAATGAAATTAATACTACGACTTCAAATGAAACAGTTTTAGAATCTCTTGGGATTGTTGGTCTTGATGATGCTATCAACTCAATGCCAAATGGTATTGACACATTACTGGGTAAAATACATAGAGATGGTGTTGATTTATCTGGTGGACAATGGCAACGTCTTGCTCTTGCACGTGCCATTGTCAATAAAGCAGCTGTCCGAATATTAGATGAGCCTACTGCTTCTTTAGATCCTGTGAAAGAAACCGAAATTTATGAGCTTTTTGACAAAATAAACAAGAATGTACTTACTATTTTTATAAGCCACCGTCTTGGTGCAACAAGAATTGCCGATCACATTTTTGTACTTGAGAATG
- a CDS encoding radical SAM protein, producing MKNKFLLIDPFCKNPKYESPNMKLGYCSSVLEKNGIETYIMDFLVPDIDKLKKLEEFAKLKEHFFKELNDIKKDYTYVYINCEYGLLKSCIDIANTLDKSNIIILGGTFVNYLYYSKQIEKISDELNCFNYISLGDPENDLFNIVNKVDTYEVARYNNTILYNSGLVKNLDSLPYPAWNKYAIDKYDGNLYLVASKSCRYNKCNFCDEKLIWGNEFRYRNYKEIVKEIIYNINNYKINSFFFWDASLASYPYINELCNEIIENNIKCKWTALVRAAEINNELAALMRKAGCYSIEIGIETLNDEILELMNKGVTVAKIVEAISILKKNDIKVEGSFLIGHFDDNKENILNTIKKSKELRLDYYRWHNLELSASFLLNNPNIINERWNELDLNYPNQFLHEIIGDHLCGYLDMHIVSKMGKNYPEKYPDFKIGNLTIQEIHDLTRKAIEGTEEIASIEGHNPYI from the coding sequence ATGAAAAACAAATTTCTATTAATAGATCCATTCTGCAAAAATCCCAAGTATGAATCGCCAAATATGAAATTAGGGTATTGCAGTTCGGTATTAGAAAAGAATGGTATAGAAACATACATAATGGATTTTTTAGTCCCTGATATAGACAAACTTAAAAAGTTAGAAGAATTCGCTAAATTAAAAGAACATTTTTTTAAAGAGTTGAATGATATCAAAAAAGACTACACTTATGTATACATAAATTGTGAATATGGTTTGCTAAAAAGTTGTATAGACATTGCCAATACCTTAGATAAGAGTAATATTATTATATTGGGAGGAACTTTCGTAAACTATTTGTATTATAGCAAGCAAATAGAAAAGATATCTGATGAATTGAATTGCTTTAATTACATATCACTAGGGGATCCGGAGAATGATTTGTTTAACATTGTAAATAAAGTAGATACATATGAAGTTGCGAGATATAATAATACTATTTTATACAATTCCGGATTGGTAAAAAACTTGGATTCTCTTCCCTATCCAGCTTGGAATAAATATGCTATTGACAAATATGACGGCAATCTGTATTTAGTTGCTTCTAAAAGCTGCCGTTACAATAAATGCAATTTTTGTGATGAGAAGTTAATTTGGGGAAACGAATTCAGGTATAGAAATTACAAAGAGATTGTGAAAGAAATAATTTATAATATAAATAATTATAAGATTAATAGCTTCTTTTTTTGGGATGCAAGTTTAGCTTCATATCCATATATAAATGAATTATGTAATGAGATCATAGAAAATAATATAAAATGCAAATGGACTGCCTTGGTACGAGCAGCTGAAATAAACAATGAATTAGCGGCTTTGATGAGAAAAGCAGGATGTTATTCAATAGAGATAGGAATCGAAACCTTAAACGATGAAATTCTAGAATTGATGAACAAAGGAGTTACTGTTGCAAAAATTGTAGAGGCTATATCTATACTAAAGAAAAATGATATTAAAGTAGAAGGCAGTTTTTTAATCGGGCATTTTGATGATAATAAGGAAAATATATTAAATACAATAAAGAAATCAAAAGAACTAAGACTAGATTATTACAGATGGCATAATTTAGAGCTATCCGCATCTTTCCTGCTAAACAATCCCAATATAATAAACGAAAGATGGAACGAATTAGATTTGAACTATCCAAATCAATTTTTGCATGAGATAATAGGTGATCATCTCTGTGGATATTTAGACATGCATATTGTTTCTAAAATGGGTAAAAACTATCCAGAAAAATACCCAGACTTTAAAATAGGAAACTTAACAATACAAGAAATACATGATTTAACAAGAAAAGCAATAGAAGGAACAGAAGAAATTGCATCTATTGAAGGTCATAATCCTTACATTTAA
- a CDS encoding aminoglycoside phosphotransferase family protein produces MDIWKILSEIGVRNVKDIKELYGGLRCLSYLLMSDAGNSVLQIYTDDSRFQARKKAYIYDIVNKSKVSYLPIPKVIQVGEKEKYCYIIINYYDGEMISEVYNKENSIINQIAEDLVQILSAIHSLDIGNCYGWLGDEELPETQNLEEYLYRELERFNDSLIEELNAEDLEKAMNIGKEAVRIILKKVKRKPVLTWYDINPKNILVENINGRYSISGFIDSGAARFGVLEWDFAFIKVNFCKEDNEFENILNKYIETGNAIDLDVLNAFIKIVELDDLALQIRDKKVYDIPRNSTFEYVLIDLKNKYGK; encoded by the coding sequence ATGGATATATGGAAGATATTAAGTGAAATAGGTGTAAGAAATGTCAAAGATATTAAGGAGCTATATGGAGGATTAAGATGCTTATCATATTTGTTGATGAGTGATGCTGGAAATAGTGTACTGCAGATATATACGGATGACAGCCGTTTTCAAGCTAGAAAAAAAGCATATATATATGACATAGTAAATAAAAGTAAAGTATCTTATTTGCCTATTCCAAAAGTGATACAAGTTGGAGAAAAAGAAAAGTATTGTTATATTATTATAAATTATTATGATGGAGAGATGATTAGTGAAGTATATAATAAGGAAAACTCTATAATAAACCAAATAGCTGAAGATTTAGTTCAAATATTATCCGCAATTCATTCGTTAGACATAGGAAATTGTTATGGATGGCTTGGCGATGAAGAGTTACCTGAAACTCAAAATTTAGAAGAATATTTATACAGAGAGTTAGAAAGATTTAATGATTCTTTGATAGAAGAATTAAATGCTGAAGATTTAGAAAAAGCCATGAATATTGGTAAAGAAGCAGTAAGAATTATTCTAAAAAAAGTTAAAAGAAAACCAGTCTTAACATGGTATGACATTAATCCCAAAAATATATTAGTTGAAAACATAAATGGAAGGTATAGTATTTCAGGATTTATTGATTCTGGTGCAGCGAGGTTCGGTGTACTTGAATGGGATTTCGCTTTTATAAAGGTTAATTTCTGCAAAGAGGATAATGAATTTGAAAATATACTGAATAAGTATATTGAAACCGGAAATGCAATTGATTTGGATGTTTTGAATGCATTCATTAAAATAGTCGAACTAGATGATTTAGCTTTACAAATAAGAGATAAGAAGGTTTATGACATACCTAGAAACTCTACTTTTGAATATGTACTTATAGATTTGAAAAATAAATATGGCAAATAA